The genomic segment CCCACCCTGGCCCTGCCTGCTCTCCAGTCCAGCACTGCCGGCACGTGGGGGTCAGCTCCCTCCGTGAAAAGGGATTCTGTGCAAGGATTAGTGCTCGGACGTTAAAATCACGGCGCCAGAGCGACGTAACAGAGCACTCGTATCGTAGAGTCCTCCGCGAGCCTCAGATTTTGGGTTCCCTTCTGCCCAAAATGGCTTCAAGACCCGCAGACAAAACCCCAGTCCTTCCGGGGGTCAGGGACCCGGGTCCAGACACCCGCCCCCTGGCCCCAGGCAGGGCGACCTCCAACTCTCAGGCCCACAGAGCCTGGCCGGAGGCCGACGGCACCTGCAAAGCCAGCAGCCCCGTGACCGCTCACGTGAAATGCCGCGACAAAGAAGGTCAGCGCTAGGAAGTACAAGTTGGTGTCGACGAAAATGCCTTTGACTTCATCCGCGTCTTTCTCCGAAAACCCTGAGAGGAAAGAGGGAACGCGCTGTAGGCTGAGCAAGTTGGCGCGTGAGGTCGGGGACACCCCAGCCACAGGGACACGCCCCGAGCTTGAATGCCGCAGGCAAGGCCAGTGCTCTGCCCCAGGGCCAAGTGCACGGCGGGACGCGCCAGTGCTCTCCAAGCAGAGGGCCGCGTCGCGGGCCGGACAGAagggcgccccccgccccgggcggCGCTCACCGAACTGCTGCAGGGAGTACACGGCGTCCTGCATGTGGATCCAGAAGCGCAGCCGCCCCAGCGAGATCTTGTCGTAGGCCACGGTGAGCGGCAGCTCCGTGCTGGAGCGGTTGATGACCTGCAGGAGCGCGGCCGTGAGTGCGTGTCCCTCCGGCTGCCGGAGCCCGCCCACCGCCGCGCATCCGTCCCATGCGGCGGAAGCCCCCGCTTCGCGCCCGGCCCCAAGCAGCAACGGTCTGCTCTCTGAGGCGGTGGCTCCCACCTTGTCCTCACTAAGCGGAGCTTCTCTGAGTGACAAGTCCTCGTCCTCTGAGCTACGCAAACCCCACGTGTGCCTCGGAACCCAGGCCTGCTCATCCCTCCGCCCCGCCACCTCGACGCGAGGGGGCATCAAGATGCACCAGGAACGCGCTCTTGCCGATGAGCCGGGCGCGGGCTGGCAGGGTCCCCACGCCTCCCCACAGAGACTGGGGTGCGGGCTGCACGGCCGGGCAGGCCTGCCGATCCAGGGGACAACAGAGCCTCAGAACGCGGCGCCCCAAGCCCGCAGCGTGCAGGTGTGACGAGCTgccgggggtgggtggggccgCCCCGCCCGGGGGAGGAGAGCGCGCTCTGTCTGGAGGCCTGTGGGCTGCTCTActgccctggggcagggaggcgCCCCAGCACAGGGGGCACTGACCCCCACTCCTCTGGGGCTCTGGCGAGTATGTGAGCACCACGAACCACAACATCACGTGAACGCGATCCTTGCTCACTGAGTAAAGCCCTGGCGGTGAGCGCGAGGTCAGTAGCCCGGGAACCAGGTGCCGGCCCACCCCACCCCGAGACAGCGCCCCACGTGAAGGCAGGTGGGTGCAGGCCAGGGCCAAACCCTGGGGGGCCACTGCCCAAGCCCCGGTGGGCTGGCTGCTCCGCAAAGATGGTGTTCTCTCCGGCGGGCAGCTGCGTGAGACGAAGCACTAACGCCGCAGGACGGCGAAGCGAGAAGCACTGGCGGCCCGCGTACATGTTTTCGACTCCGAGGGGCAGCTCTGCATCCCATGAGGCCACTAAGGCCCCAGGACGACGGGGATAGCGCAGATGCCCGCGAATGCTGCtgcacagcacccccccccccgctgccctCCCACCTGTCGGAATAGCACCTGGGCCTGGGCCAGCCCGGAGCACTGCAGCCCCGGAGCCAGGGAGCACCAACTGCGCGCTCCCGTGGGGCCGGCGCCGCCCAGGTTTGCACAGAGTGCACAGCACACTCTGGGAGGCAGCAgcgggcgggcggggggtgggcaATGACTGCCCGCTCTGGCCCACGGGCCCCGAAGATGCGGTCGGCCACCAGAGGGAAGTGCGGGCCCCAAGGGTCAGGGTTAACAGTGCAGAGCGAAGGCCACGTCTAAGCTCTTTGGCCAGCAAGTGGAGgtagagctggggcagggggccagAGAGggggagccccaggtcaggtgcCTCTTTTCCTGCTCCCTGCCGTGCACCCCCGAGCACCTGAGCTCTCCACGCCCCAGTCTCATCTGCTAGCAAGGAGCACGGACTCCAGCGGGGCCACGCACACAGCCCCTGCTGTTGCACGTCCACAAGTAATGCTGATGTGTCCACGAGCCACAGGACAGGGCGGCCAGTCCAGCTGTACCCAGTGAGACTGGAGAGGCCACCTGTGACCTCAATAACCCCGAAGACACAGACAACAGACACACCTCCACAGGCCTGGGAGAAAGCGTCAGACCGTCTGGGCAGCGGTCCGCACCGAGCCTGGTGCAGTGATCTTCCACGATACCCGTCACGCGGTCACTATTGCTCCCAGTTCAGCTCTGTTTCACGGAACCCCTGATCTGCCCCGGCCGACAGAGTGTGAGTTCCCTTCTGCCTGCGAGCTCAGCCCTGCCCAGAGCTGTCCTGGGGGCCAGGGGCAGACCAAAGGCTCCATGGTGGACGGTGACAACACCTGAAGGGAGCAGCTGGCTCAGGACCCACCCTAAGCCACTCTGCACCTGCGAGCTGAATAGAACCGCCACACAGAACCTTCCCAGTTCTTTTCAACTGAAGGAGGGCACGGGGACCCCAGAGCAGCCCCCGCCAAGTCAGGGACCCGCGGGTGAGTTCTGGCAGGGCCGGTGGGGGGGTAAGTGCTTACCATGAGGTCCTTCACCCGGTTGCTAAGCTGGTCGATGAACAGGATGGGCAGGTAGTGCACCGTCTTCCCCAGCTGGATCCTGGGGGAGCAGTTTCCAGAGTCACCGTCAGAGGAACGAGAGATAGCGCAGATGCTGGATGTACCCCAGAGAAACCCCGCCACGGCTCCATGGGCCTCTGGTCACACGACCCCCAGACACACCTTCCCCATGGAAGCAGGGGGGGGTCTAACCAGACCTCTAACCAGAGGGAAACTCCAGGGGCCACGGAGAGCGACAAGCCCATGTATGCCCGGACTGGGAGGGCCCAGGGACGCAgtgggaaaatggaaataaaatccaGCTGCTGTCTGCAcctggtgggggaggcaggaggcttTTCATGACCCTTTTATACCTTCTACGTGTCTAATAACGCAACTGTTTTGTacattcaataataaaatttaatttttaaaaaacagaaaagtcctGTGACAACACCACAGTTACTCCTGACACGTGAATCAGGAAAACCAGTCTGGCCACAGCTGTTCCTCGGAGCCGCATGGCCATCGGTATCAGATCTTAGTTAACATGCAAGACAGTCTAAGTTGGTCAAGTGATTTCAACACTCGTGCTCACCTCGTGATGGCTCCAGGACGACCTAAAGACCGATTCTCAGTTCACATAAACGAGTCCGGTCAAAGCGACAAACAGTACTAACGAGGGGTACCAAGGCCGCAGACAAAAGTCTCCAGGGGCTGTGGCGTGACACAGCCTCATGCTCTGGTGGCCGTCTCGATCAGCAAGACTCCAAAGTGGGGGGACAGGGCCTGGGGCGCTCCAGGCAGCACTGTAGACCCCTGTGGGCTCTTATCGCGGGGTGGCTCAGGGAGGCTGGTGTGGTCCATCTGTTTCTGGGGTCTGCGGGGCCACACTCCACAGGcgtcccccaccctccaccccagcccccagagaGCTGCTCCCCCTCCCCGACGGGACCAGCGGCACTTACATCTTCATGTACCGATGCACATCAGCAGGCAAGGAGGCACCGTCGAAGACGAAGTCCTCCACCATCACATTCAGGGTCAGTCTCGGTCGCCAGTGAGAAACAGGCTCGTCCAGGGCACTCGGTGGCTTCTTCTCAGCTTCCAGCTGCTGCTACACGAAAAGAATGACTCAGCAGGAAAAGCCCagtgctgggggggtggggaggggccatCCCTGGGCCCGGTCTGGGGACCCAGGACCACATCCTgacacagcacaagcagggagcagtgCCTGGCAGAGTGTGGGGGCCCCACAGCCGCCAGCTCCGCCACAGTGACAGCCTCTCTCCCATCTCCCGACACAAGCCAAAGGGGCCCTACTGTGCACCACCGACCCCTGCGTCAAGCCTTCAGCCTGGCCCGCTCCCCGGGGGTTCTGAGAAGGGTGAGTCCCAGGCCAGCTGCAGGAGGCGTGGGCGCTCGGAACTCGCAGCCCTGCTGCTGGCACCGAGACTCTGCTCCCTGACCACGTTTGTCAAGTCGTCTGGAGGACAGATGTTGGGACTGGGCGGCAGTCCTAGACAGAGCTATATTCAGCGCAGTGGCTAGGACTGCCAGGAAAATCTTCCAGATCTAACTGACACATTCTGTGTTCCAGGATCATCTCGTGAACCTCCCACCTAAACAGAGTGGTTCAGCTACAGTAACTTCTTTTATAAACCATTTTCAAGTAACACAGCAAATGCTTATTTAGCTCTTGTACACCCCACAGACTCCTTCACACCCCTAAGATCCACCAACTCACTGATGCCCCAGGAAAGCCCTGAGAAGCCGGGCCAAACTGTCCCCCCGAGAAAGGACCTGAAGGGGTCTTTCCAAGGGGACCCCACACGGGGCGGGCTCACAGATGCTTCCTGGAAAGCTATGTGTCCGTGTACAAATGATCCCATGTTCTGTTCCAAACACACTCAAATACCAACATGCCTCTGCTTTACCCACAGCTTCGTAAGTCACCTAAGAGAATTCCAGTTTCCTCGTATGCAAACTTCTACAAAAACGAATCCCACACGAGGTCCCATTTCCCGACTGTGAACAAAGTAAAGACTGAAGAGCCGTCCTGCCCGACAGCGGGTGGGGAGCCTCCCAGCTGCCAGGGAAGCCTGTGGGTGAGCTTCACAGAAGACACGCCCCCACACCCGGCTGGGGAGCACAGACGCTCCCCAGAGCTTGAGAGGGTCTACGGCCTGAGAAGGAACCTATCCCTCGATCACCTGAACCACATGCAACCAACTCGGGATGAAAACCATCTGCAAACCCACGTCACGCCCGTTACATCAGTCTGCTTCACTTTCCAGGGGTCGGGGCAGCTCCGGATAGAAGCCACACAGGTAGCAACACATGAACGTGTGTTCCCAGGGAACAGCACAGGCTTCGGCAGGCCAGTGACGTCACGCACTCACCTGGGCAGCAGATTCCCCGGTGAGCAGATGGACCTCTTCCGGTTTGGGGACCATGTAGGTAGTCAGAGGGCTCACCAGGTGCACCTGCTTCCCGTCATGCCACGGCAGGACGCCGGCGTGGTGCAGGAATATGTAGGCGTACAGAGTCCCGTTGTTCCTCGTCTTCTTTGGTACAGAGACGTTCACTGTCCTAAACCAAAAGAGAAGAGTCTTCCAATGGTGTCCACGTTCGCttacccacatacacacaccggACAGGCTACCGCAAGTGTCCTCACAAGTTCTGCCGCTTCGAACTAACTTCAGCTCAGAGGCGCTGGAAGGAAACCCACCTGCCGGCTTACTGAAACCCCAAGTGCCGGCCTTCCCAGGCCGGTCCCTCCAGACGCCTGCGGCCGGCAACGCTGGACGCACCTGCCGTTCCTGCCTCCGTCTCCTGGCGCTCAGAGAAGGTAGTTCCTGGCCTTGGTCACGCCGAGGGCGGCCAGGCAAGCTGAGGCCGACCCCAGGCTCATCGCTTCCCCCGCCCCTTGCACGGCCTCCCAGGGCTCTTGCCCGGGCGGGCTGACCCGAGGACTGTCCCTCCAGCGCGTCCCAGGGCCCCGCTGCCCTGTGTGACGGCCCCGGGCACCTCCGAAGAAGGAAACGGACTCCTGACCAGCAGCTGCTTTCCTAATTACAGCTGCCCGCATCCTCACCGGAGCTGCGGGGCCACGCGCTTCCTGACGCCGCGGAGGCCTGTGCACGTCCACGTCAGCTCCGCCTGGATGTTCCGCGAAGCCGTCTTCCCCGCACCGGGACCCCGCAGCTGCGAAGGCACGCGCTGCCTCCGCTCGCCCCGCCGGACCCCCCAGAAGCCCCCGCTCCGGAGCCACGGCGGGCTGAGGCGCAAGAGGCGCCCTCGGGCCGGCCGCGGCGCACCCGGGGCGCGGCCAACACCCGCCCGCGCGGCGCCCCCTCGGCCCGCGTCCCGCCCGCAACGGCCGTCGCGCCGCCCGCGCCCACCTCTCGAACTTGGAGTCCACGTCGAAGTCCTCCACGTTGAGGACCAGGTCCACGTTGTTCTCGGCCCCGAGGCTGGACCGGGTGGCGGTGTAGACGCTGAGCTGCGGGCACACGCGGGCCGTCGGGCGGCGGAGCCCCGGGGGGCAGCACGCGCCCAGCCGCGACCCCGGGGacgccccgccgcccccgcgagcagccccccccccccgggcctcCGCCCGCGGCCCGGCGGCTCCGGCGGGAAGGGCCGCGCCCGCGGGGCCGCGCTCACCTGCAGCTTCGGCCGCCGCGCCAGGTAGGGCCGGatgcagccgccgccgccggcgcACGGCCGCGTGTGCACGATGCCGTACAGCACCCAGCAGGTGTGCGCCACGTACGCCGCGAACACGCCCACCACCAGCCCGGTGAAGGAGCCGCGGCCGCGCCNNNNNNNNNNNNNNNNNNNNNNNNNNNNNNNNNNNNNNNNNNNNNNNNNNNNNNNNNNNNNNNNNNNNNNNNNNNNNNNNNNNNNNNNNNNNNNNNNNNNNNNNNNN from the Mustela nigripes isolate SB6536 chromosome 12, MUSNIG.SB6536, whole genome shotgun sequence genome contains:
- the CLPTM1L gene encoding lipid scramblase CLPTM1L: RGRGSFTGLVVGVFAAYVAHTCWVLYGIVHTRPCAGGGGCIRPYLARRPKLQLSVYTATRSSLGAENNVDLVLNVEDFDVDSKFERTVNVSVPKKTRNNGTLYAYIFLHHAGVLPWHDGKQVHLVSPLTTYMVPKPEEVHLLTGESAAQQQLEAEKKPPSALDEPVSHWRPRLTLNVMVEDFVFDGASLPADVHRYMKMIQLGKTVHYLPILFIDQLSNRVKDLMVINRSSTELPLTVAYDKISLGRLRFWIHMQDAVYSLQQFGFSEKDADEVKGIFVDTNLYFLALTFFVAAFHLLFDFLAFKNDISFWKKKKSMIGMSTKAVLWRCFSTVVIFLFLLDEQTSLLVLVPAGIGAAIELWKVKKALKMTVLWRGLIPRLQFGTYSESERKTEEYDTQAMKYLSYLLYPLCIGGAAYSLLNVKYKSWYSWLINSFVNGVYAFGFLFMLPQLFVNYKMKSVAHLPWKAFTYKAFNTFIDDVFAFIITMPTSHRLACFRDDVVFLVYLYQRWLYPVDKSRVNEFGESYEEKPSRKAHAE